Sequence from the Bryobacteraceae bacterium genome:
CCGGATGATGCTCCCATGGCGCCGTTTGAAGTGCGTACGCACGATCTAGGGCTTCGCGCGGGGATCGATCCAGACAAGTTGGGTCAACTGCTCGACGACTGGGATGTCGACGACTTCGTCGCGAGCGAGACCTTGAAGGCACGAGCGGCGGGCGCTTGATCCTCCCCGACGTCAACGTACTCGTCCACGCATACAACACCAGCTACGCCCAGCACGAGGTTTTCAAAGAGTGGCTGAGGGATTCCCTGAACGGCCCGCGGGTGGTGGGGTTGTCCTGGGCAGCCGTGCTCGGGTTCATCCGTGTGTCGACGAATCCGCACGCCTGCCGCAATCCGATGACTCCGCAGGAGAGCATCGGCCGTGTGCGGGAGTGGATTGCGCGGCCAAATGTGCGGATGCTGATGCCGGGGGTGCGGCACGGGGACATCCTGTTCGGGTTGATTGAGGCGGTGGGGGTGGCCGGGAAACTCACGAGCGACGCGCATCTCGCGGCGCTGGCGATCGAGTATCAGGCGGAAGTGGTGTCGACCGACGCTGACTTCTCGCGGTTTCCCGGCCTTCGTTGGTTCAATCCGGCCCGGCCAGGCCGGAAGTAACTAACGGGTGCGGCGGCGGAACCAACCGGCGGCGCCGAGGCCAATCACGATCATCGTCCAACTGGAAGGCTCCGGAACCGAGGCTGGCGAAACATAGTTCAGTTCGCCGCGAGCGATGGTGTAGGCGTGCAGCACGCCGGGCAGCAGTTTGAAATCGGAGGTCAGCGTAGCCGGGGTGAT
This genomic interval carries:
- a CDS encoding type II toxin-antitoxin system VapC family toxin, whose translation is MILPDVNVLVHAYNTSYAQHEVFKEWLRDSLNGPRVVGLSWAAVLGFIRVSTNPHACRNPMTPQESIGRVREWIARPNVRMLMPGVRHGDILFGLIEAVGVAGKLTSDAHLAALAIEYQAEVVSTDADFSRFPGLRWFNPARPGRK